From the Synchiropus splendidus isolate RoL2022-P1 chromosome 3, RoL_Sspl_1.0, whole genome shotgun sequence genome, the window ATTTTCTATGAGCTGGAGTTCCTGTACAGCTTACCTGTTCGTCCCAAAAGACACTAGGAACCAGAAGACCTTATTAGAACAGAAGATCCTGAATTCATCTGAAATATAGAAGATGTTAAAAGCACTGTGTAAATGTGTTCTCCTATGATGATGTTTTTAAAGAGCTTAACCATGTTTACAAACTCAAGCGATTTTAAACCTGTAACAACGTAGATGAACTATGGTTGACTATCAGCCTGTTTCCTGTCACTTGGACTGAAACAATTGCCTCACTGTACCCAGATAAGTGTCACTCTGTTGACTGGTGGTCTGATCAGGAAACTGCATTCACTCACTGTACAGATTTTGTTTGTGCTAACCTGTCTTCTTTGAATTGTGAATTAAatgtactgttttgttttcctcctttagATAAAGAAATCATCTACATTTGTCCATTTAACGGAGCAGTGAAAGGAAAAGTGTTGATCACCAACTACAGACTTTACTTCAAGAGTTCAGATGCTGTAAGTTCCAGGCACATATTAGCACTGCAATGTCGAGACTCCAACACACAACACTTTATAACGTGTTAACATGTAACATGTTAAAAACACATTGGAAAAAATGAacgaaaaatgaatgaaacggTCCGTGTGTGATTGAGGTGTGAAATAATGCTTTGCCTCAAATATTAAACTTCTTCATGGTTGGCTGTTCTGTTAGATGTGTTTCTGAAGTTATCCATGATAACCTCAAGGGACAAGTTGGTGTGTTATTGTAGTCACGGTGTTTGCCATTGGCTGGCTTCAGTTGTCATTCCAAAGCAAGAATAAGCCATGGTTTGAGGTTGGCGGGTTTTAGCTGCATATTGAAGGGCGGGCACTAAAGTGAGACTTTCCACTGCCCCAACTTCACTTGCAGAACAAGTGgggaaaatatttattgttgatTTTGTGACATTAATGTCTCAAATGTTTGTGCGATGATTGTTTAGCTCCAATATTTTTTGTAGGTCACAGTTTTTGATTATACCTATTAATCCTATTGTATTTTGCTGCAATGAAACTGAACTTCCTTTCTTCAGCTTCCTACAGCACTATGTTACAGTGTATCTGCACCGTTATCGTACATATTTCCAAGACTCTTTTGTGCATCAGGATGTGTCATTGACGCTGGACGTTCCTCTGGGTTGCATCAGTCGGGTGGAGAAGATGGGTGGGGCCTCGAGTAGAGGGGAGAACTCCTACGGCCTGGATATCACCTGCAAGGTGCGTGTGTTATTCATGAGTTCTGCTCTTGTGCTTTGACTGAAGGATGTTCTCTCTTTTACATGCAATACTTTTACTACAGTTGTCACCTGAGCCTCTCATGACCTCTACATCTGATGTCCTTCTCTATCTCATAGACTTCATGTGTCATGGGTGTGTAACATTTGCAGCATGACTGTCTTGAAACTACAGTTCTAACATTGCAAATGCTTGGAAGTCAGACTATTTATAGTCCTGTGTAAATTAGCAATTAGTTTGAGTGTGGCATTTGTTTtccattatattttattttttcatattgaaatGGTGGCATTTTTTGTAAAATTCTGAAAAACAATGCAAGAGGTAAAGGCCAGTGTACCACCGATGTGACATCTTGTGTGGTAGTAATGTCTGTTCACATACTTTTGCGACACAAGTTGATGTAAATAAAAGGACTGTAGTCTTTCAAACACACCGCCAAATTCATGCTCTTGGCCCACCAACGTTTTGATTTGCTTATCAGTTTTCAAGGCTGCGGAGGTCTTTGTTGACGCTGCTAAATCATGAGCTCTTGGTCTACTTACCTCATGACTGCTGATTATAAAGGTTCCTTTGAAGTTCTCTTTCAGGCTGCCTGGTTGTGATCAAGTGTTCATTAAGCTCAAAGACAGAATGAAAGATGAATTTTAATTGAGCAGATCAATTCAAATATGCTCTCAATCATATGTGGCGCCATGTTGCTTCATCCTTTCTCCCTCTGACTGCAGGACATGAGGAACCTGAGGTTTGCTTTAAAGCAGGAGGGTCACAGCAGGAGAGACATCTTTGACCTTCTCTCAAGGCATGCGTTCCCTGGTTCACATGGGATGGTATGACTGGTTCTGTACTTTGCTGCCATCTACTGACGAGGTCCCGTTATTGCTCACAATCTCAGTACTCAAAACTTTTGTTTCCCCACAGCTTCTTTTTGCATACCTGACTCAGGAGAAGTATGAGGAGAATGGCTGGAATATATACAAACCTGTAGAAGAATTCCGGCGGCAGGTGAGTACCACAGTCACTCCAGACTACATCATGATTTGTGAGCGATAATTTAAAAACCTCTCCCAGGGTTTACCCAACAACAAATGGCGAATCACCTTCATCAATAAGAACTATGAATTGTGCGACACCTACCCCACTGTGCTGGCAGTTCCCTATAAAAGCAAAGAGGAGGATCTCAGGAGAGTCGCAGCATTCAGGTCAAAAGGACGGATTCCAGTACGTTTTTTAAACTTTTCCTTAGAGGTGTCAGCCTTTCCTGGGAATCTCCTGCCGACTCCCTCCATGACAATGATACTCTTAATTCTGTTCCTGGTCCCAGGTTCTGTCATGGATCCACAGGGAGAATCAGGCAGTCATTGTTCGCTGCAGTCAGCCTCTTGTGGGGATGTCGGGCAAAAGGAACAAGGACGACGAGCGCTACCTGGATATGATCCGAGAAGCGAATGACACCACGAAACTCACCATCTTCGATGCTCGGCCGAATGTCAATGCTGTGGCCAATAAGGTTGGTTGGTTTTCCGTGCTGTTCTGCATGTAGTATTCAGCTCCATTGATGAAGTGTGCTAGCATAACAACAAGAAGTATTGCATCAGTGTTGTGTAGATGTAAATAAGAtcacatttgtttaaaaacagcacTTGGACTGTAAGGAGGTAAGAAATCAGCCACAAGGGATTTCAGTTGGTGTTAAGTCCTGGTGCAACAGTTGGACCCGTGAGACATCTAAACCGCATTTGAACATGAAGTTACTGCCTCCTTGTTGATTACTTACTTACTGATGTTTCTGCAGGCGACAGGAGGCGGCTACGAAGGAGACGAGTATCAGAATGCAGAGCTGGTTTTCCTCGACATTCACAACATTCATGTCATGAGGGAATCTCTGAAGAAGCTTAAAGATATTGTCTACCCTAACGTGGAAGAATCCCACTGGCTGTCCAGTTTAGAGTCCACTCACTGGCTAGAACATGTCAAGGTGACCGTGCTTGTAATCGCAGGAATGTTGCCAACCCGGGGCAGGGTTTTTGTCTAAACTGCCACTGCTAATTGTGCAGCTGGTGCTGTCGGGAGCCATTCAGGTGGCAGATAAGGTGTCCAGTGGAAACTCGGTGCTGGTCCACTGCAGTGACGGCTGGGATCGAACTGCTCAGCTCACCTCCCTGGCAATGCTTATGCTAGACAGTCACTACCGCACACTCAGAGGATTCCAGGTGAGTGAAGGCATGCATTGTAATTGATCTTGTTCACTAAAAGTTGATATTAATCACTGTCTTTAATGATAGGTACTCATTGAGAAAGAGTGGATCAGCTTTGGTCACAAATTTTCCTCTGTAAGTAGCTCTAATACTAGACTCTTGTGAAATTCATGAAAGATCTAATGGTATGTTTGCATGTTCAGAGGATAGGTCACGGTGACAAGAACCACGCAGACCAGGAGAGGTCACCTATTTTTGTCCAGTTCATCGACTGTGTTTGGCAGATGACCAAACAGGTGAGAGGTGGTTAGTCTTAGTACCGTATTTTCACAACCATAAGGCGCACCGTATTATAAGGCGTGTGCATGGTAAAACCTATCAGTACGATAGCTTAAACTATGCATGCTGgcgtgtgtttttaaaaaggcagCGGGAGCAAAACTGAGTTCCGTTGTACTTTATTGACGTATGTAACAATGCACTCTCGTCATTTTTTGATCAGTCATTGGCAACAAATCCGTCAACGTCCTCATCTTCTGTGTCCGTCATGAACAGCCAACCTAATACTCCAGCGAACACGCCGGGTTCCCTCTCCTCATTACCCGAGTCTGTCTCATTGCCGCATGGCTCCTCAGAAATTAAGCTGGCTTTCGCGAAGGCTCAAACAACAGTGCAAGCAGAAACCTTTGCCCAAGCATCCACAATCCATTCACATATCGTGGCGTAACGCGCCCTGCGCTGCCTCCCAGTCTTAGTATAGCTGTGTTCGCCATCAGTCATCCATCGCTCCCACGCCGTCCGCAACTTCACTTGAACGGCCTGTTTACACCGATGTCCAGCGGTTGGAGCTCCTTCGTCAAGCCTCGCGGAATGACAGCAAGCTCCGCGTTCATCTGACGGACTTGGCTTTTCACAGCGGTGGTGAGATGGGCACACATGGAGTCACATAACGGGGACAGTGACATATGGAAAAACCGGCCCGGTCTCTGCATActgtatatttatatgtatatttatctgtctatctctctatccctttctctctcccccatatatatatatatatatatatatatatatatatatatatatatatatatatatatatatatatatatatatataattacgtTCTTATAATTTTACTTTCTGTGCAGCTGTGTGATGAAGTTCAAAAGGTAACGCTTGCCTCCTGTTCTCTCAGTTTCCCACAGCCTTTGAGTTCAATGAGCGCCTCCTGCTGACCGTTCTTGACCATCTATACAGCTGTCGCTTTGGCACCTTCCTCTACAACTGTGAGAGCGTGCGAGAACAGCAGGTGAGAAGCCAAGTTACCTCTACAGCAGAGGTGTCCAAACAGTTCCAGAAAGAGCTACAGTGGGTTTCTGCTGTGTGCGCTAGttgagttggaacaaaaatcctgcacccactgcggccttTGAGGAGAGTTTGGACATCAGAGACAATATAACACAAAACTAAAATATGTTAACCCAAACTCTCagcacaataaattaaatttgcAGAATGTTCTTCACATGACAGTTGAAGTCTAAGTTGAAAATGATATTTAAGTTAAAGTTTTAATGGCATTTCTGATTGTGTGCATCTCTTTTATATCAGCTAATTTCCAAAAATCTCAAAATACAAAGGGATCCTTGTGTGTGGTGCAGCTTAGCCTCCTCACACTCTTGTTTTGTGGAATTGCTGACCTCTTCAGgacataaacaaaacagcacccAGAAATCATCAGTAACGACGATTGCCATTAATCTTTCCACAATGGGAAAATTCAACTTGTCACGGCAGCCATACATTAAAGACATTAATGACTTGTTTTGGTGTCTTTGATTGTCCCTCACAGGAAGTGAGGGCCAAGACGGTGTCCCTGTGGTCGCTGGTGAACAGCAAGACAGACATTTATCTGAACCCCTTCTACACTCCAGAGTCTGGGAGGGTCCTTTATCCTGTCGCCAGCATGCGCCACCTAGAGCTCTGGGTTACCTACTACATTCGCTGGAACCCGCGTATACGACAACAGGTATATGGTATATGTTTAACTGGTACACTGACTGTCATGTAGCATGAGGTTCACCTCAGTTTTGGTCACATTCCTGTAATTCTTAACATGTCACCTTGAATTATAGTTGTTCATTTGGGTTTATGATAGACAGGCGGGTCATGCAATTTCTCGCACAGGCTAAATGATGGGAGTGGGCTGTCCGAACAAGACTCGACTTACATTGCAGCTGACTAGGAATTTTTCTGAATGTTATCATTCGCACCACTACTATAACGATGGACTTGGAAAGCTTTGAGATGTTACACTTCATGAGAACGTGTGTGCCTAAAGTACCTGCCTCCAGTACTTTATTGGTCACAAACTTCGCTCTGACTCCTGACTCCTATCTCTCTCGAAATAAGTTGTGCATTGTGTGGTGTACTACAATAGAGACACACAGAGAAGCCCATGCTCATGTGACACCCACTCTGTTTGCAGAAAATATTTCTGTCTGTGCAGCTGTGTTGATTCTTGTGTGCGACTTTGTCTTTCAGCAGCAGAGTCCTGTGGAACAGCGCTACAAGGAGCTGCTAGCCCTCCGAGACGAATACttgaagaagctggaggagctgcagctgtccgactcctccccttcctcccGTCTGGCAAACAGCTCCAGCCCCAACACCTCCGCCTCCACTTCCCCGACTCCATCACAGCAATACACACACCTACAGACCCCTTTCTGAGGACGGCGGACATGTATTGATAAGCTTGCACTTATGTCCCCTCCActcctgtctctcacacacaaacaatataTTAGTTTTGTACAGTCCTAACACCGAACCGTAATACATTTTGATGGGTAACTTTTAACACCATTGATGCTGATGTTGATTATGCAATATGTCACAGTACAGCCTtacacgtgcacacacagacacacacttcatGAAAATACAGTGAAGCCTTATGGACAGTTGGTGGCTTTAACTTCAAGGGCTTGAACACACAGGATGTGCAGCGGTCTCTTATTACATCCAGTCATTTTGACACTGAAGCTAATGGTGATGATCGCAGTGCTGCTGATCTACTGAGTGTTATGAAATATACCTTTACAGAGCGACTAGTTGCTCTTGCTATTCTTTCGCTTTGCAGGAACAGTTAGCCTGCTAATGGGACGTGGGTGGATCACGGACTTAAAAGCTGCTGTTTTGCCTCTTGTAGACCAAGTGAGTGTCAGGGAGGTAGTTTACCGCCCCCTGCAGTCAATGTCAAACCAAATTGAAGGGTAGACACTGGTGGGTTACCTGGTCAAGTCTCATGAAGgccctctgatttcctcccatgtACGAACCAAAGGCTAGAAATGTGAGCATGTATTGATGTCTGAGGAGATGTTCTTAATCACTGCACGTGCAGTTTCAAATGGTAATTTGGATGAATAAGCCCCAaggagacacattttttttgctgactACTAGAGTTTCTGTTTAGTACATGAGAGCGAAACAATCTCATGAGTCTCATGTGAGTCAATACTGAAGTAGGATTTGGGCTGGTAACCTTCCTGTTGTTAGCCATGGCCattaatgatgatgtcacatttgTGATGATGCAAGAGGGGGCTGCAGATGTGTGCAACTGTATTCCATTCACCACCTGGTTCAAGTTCTCACTTGCTGCACTGAtcctgagtgtgtttgtgtcccgCGTGGTAATCGATCCGGGGATCACCGCGTATCCCTGTCACTGTTGGCAAACTGTAAATAAGTATTTCTGAATTGGACTGGTTGATGTGGGTTTCGTTGCTTTTGCGATGATGAAATGCTGAGGCTGTTTTCGTCTAATGGCCACTGCCCGCTCAGCTAATCCTGGATTCTCTAGCACTTCTTAGGAACTGATGATGAACTACTTAGTCAGTAATTTATTCACTGGTTGCAGCGTTGATACAAAGTTTATTTGCAGGTGCTTGTGGTAGAGTAGGGAATTGACGTGGTGCTGCCAGCCTCTGATCCTGTGTCACCGCTTTAACCTTTATGTTCTCTTTACATGTGGACCCTGATGGTGCCAGTCAGGGTCCATGAAAGCCTTACCACGCCAAGATGTTTCTAACCAGCACATGAGCAGGATAAAATATTTCACTCTTTCCTTCACCTGACGCTCTGTTGATGAGTATTCTGTTCATCCTGACTGAGGAGGCAGCGTAACTGATAAGTTTAACTTCTGGAATTCTGCCCGTGACAAACTGAAATGATCGCTCTTACAAGCCTTAATGAGGAACTGATGAAAAGATTGCTATATGAATGAACAAAATGAGCAAAAGTTGTAAGGATGAGTAAACTGGTGTTGATCCAACATAGTACGCACACTGACGCTGCATCGAGGGAGAGGCCTGTTATGTTTCATTAATCTCAGGACATCAGTTTGATGTCATAGCAGAATAATTGTGAACAGAGCGTATTCATCTCAAGATCTCATTGGAACATCAGCAAGAGCGTGGCAAGTTTTCAAAAACTTCTGTGTCCAGTTCTGTTGCACAGAAGTTAAAAACTGTACTGTAACCCAGAGTCTGTCCAATACAATCAAATCTGTTCACTCTGATCACAAATCCTCCTTCGTCGAGTCACTTCGGCGTGAAAAATGTCTGAAGTCTTCACACCACTGCTGCAAGTCTGTATCCAAGGGAATCGTACACAGGGTAAACACTTCTCAGTCTGCAGAGCAATGTCCAACACTTATTCCTGACACCTCCTTCacaaatgaatgtttcatttgaTCGTCTCTGTACAGCTGGACAGCATCTTGGAGCCTTTACACTGCGCTCTTGAATTGCATTAGTCAACAGAGGGTGCACGAGAGCGTACAAAATTGAATTTAACTCTTATGAAGTTAGGGACAaacttctgttgttttttttttctgtcgtcTCCATCTAAGTCTcaaatttaatttttaactgGTGGAATTGCTCCTGTTTGAACGTCATCACAGAACGCATTTTTTTGTCACTTAACATTGACTATTTACCCTAAGAGTATGTATGTTTACCAGTCTCAGAGCCACTGGTGAATGCATGAATCTGTCCAGCAGGGATAATCCATTTTTTTGCAGTCGATATTCTTGGTGGCACGTTTCCTTGTAATGCAGAAATATGAAATCATTTCTGGATAGCTCACTCATGAATATTTTTGCTGCTGACGGTTGGGGGTCAAGAATCTAGTCATTGGAGATGCTGATGGGGGCCTTTGATCAAGTACGCTTAATGCTCGCCTCACTGTGCGTGGTCCTGATGGTCAGCGTCTACTGTTGCTGTGCTGTCATAGAATGTTTGAGGCGGCAAAATGAAGTGTGAAGGTTTCATTTTTGAAggaggtgttttttgtttttttttattcatgtgtcaGGTCGCGTCCAAATTTGTGCCTTGAATACTCAATACTCCAATTGCCCTCACTTTTGTGCTGACCAGGGGTCGTGGTTGACGGGGCCAACTGTGAAGCCCTCTCACAAGAATGTCTGGCATGTTGATGTTTATCGGCGAGTGACAGGATGTGGATGGTTGATCTAGAAATAGCTCAATCTCAACTCTGTCCACTGTGATGTTGAAAGTCCTGCTTTGTTGTGAGGACATGATGAAGGTTTGCCCTTTAAGACATGTATAATTGAGAGCCCTAATTTGGTTTGTCCTGCTGATTCTCATACATACTTTCATGACATGGAATTGACTTGAGCACTCTGTCACTGCTAGGTCTGACAGAATGCTGTACTTTTCAATGGAGTGCTGATGACTTGCACGTAGACTTGCAGCTTCAGTAATGGCATTGAATGCTTGAACTCAAGAGCTTGTGACATTGACTTGTACTCTGGTGTCTACGGTGAGTTGCCAATTGTTGACTTAAGTACTTGTGGCTCACAAACCATTTCATGATGACAACACACTCAAAGTACTGACTGAATGACTGGCTGTTGGTTGCATATAGTCACCCCTGCTGACTCGGAAATGGTCTCAGATTGTCCAAGACTTGACATTGGTGTCTGACTTCATGTAAAgaatagggaaaaaaaatactaatgAATGTCTCTAAATTTAGTGCGCTTCAGCGATGGACTTCTTCTGGTGCCTACGCTTTGCACGACAAGACCCACAGCTTTTGCTATTGTCGAGCACTTTGATACAAAGATAAGTCCAAAGTCAATCACGACCCTCGGGCAGCACGAACCTGCTTCTGTTGTTGAGGGCAGATTCCAAAATGTTCAACCAAATCAAATGTTTTGACGTCTTTAATGTTAAGGATGTTTGGAATGGAAGATGATTGACAGCGTCCTGTGGTTgtaattttgaggaaaaaaaaacagatctctattttttgtattttttactttGTACAAGCACCGTGATGTAGTTACCTCAATCAAAACTTATTTTACTGTCTAAAAGATCTATTGTTGTATGATACAATTATTTTATGTAATGTAAAATCTTACAGTTttataaaaaggaaaataatgttgGTTCAGAATATGTTGGTATAAATTGAAGAGTTCTGCTTCTTTGGTTCAAATCTTTTCTCTGGAAAGGGCATTCTCTTTGTAGTCACTAACCCTTGCTCAGTTTGAGTTCTGGAAGGATCTTGAGCTCTCCAGTGACAAGTCTGTCCGTGTGTACCCTTTTTCTTCATCGCTAATGTCGGGAAACGGTCGTGTTCTGGAGCTTGGCGTCCTCGTATAACCTGCTTTCGTATGAATGCACTTGAAATGTATGTCAGGACCTGTTGTGGCATTTGATCATTTGCCGGACGTCCAAAAACACTTcttgttgtgtttcttttggTCACGCTAAATCCCCTCCACAGGATTGCTTTTCctttgtaaataataatgattaaattaatttaagGATTTATAACTCTCTTTTGTCATTGGTTATTTGAGctttgtttcagttttcagaGGTATCTACTGCAGTTCTTGAATCTTGAATGATGTTTAGACTACTGATGTGCAGATAGAATTGACTAAGAGATTTTCAGGGAGCTTGGTTCAAACAGAGATAACCTGTGAACAAGGTAGCAACTTGAATTAAGTTCAAATAGACGCAAGTGTTTATGGTGTGGAATAAACCTGTGGATAAACAGAACTGGAGAAAAGCATGCAGATGTTCATTAGCCACTCCACCAGTTTTTATGCACAATATCGGGAAGTTAAGGTGGCAGAGTTGATAGTGAAATATGTTGTTTATAATAGGTTTTGGGAGGTGTGTGAGAAGGCAGTGGTGCTTCCAGTCAGGGTTTGTTTACAAGTGCCCCTGTAATATACATATTACGGTAAATACTTTAAGCgcgaaattttaatgttcttcaATGATTACCTATCCAAAAAGATAGATTTTTATCATCGCTCATTAACGTAGCTACATTAATTCATCAGTTCTGCAATGTTTAAAGTTTAATTCAGCACTTAACATTAATACCGTAAACCGGATGTGCTCTTACTGGTAAACCGGATGTGCCCTAGCTGTCAAAGTAAGGCGTATACCGTAAAGTGCGGAGCTCGGGAGCATTGAAAAACAGGGGCTGAGGATGCGGATGAAGCGCCCAGGAAGCGCCGCTCGTCTGAACATGCTTGTAAACCCTCAACATCCGCGGGAGGAGCCCTGATTAAATGTAAGCCAAACCCCATCACATTCGCGGAGAAGTAACCTACTGTGAGCATTGGAACATGGATAAACAGCCCGGAGCCGCCGGAGTGCCCGACGGATCTGGGCCGAATAGGAAGCCGTGGACACCGGCGTCATGCAGTCCTGTCCCCGGTGAAGCTCCAGAGAGGTGCGTATGAAGTGTTTTGTGTTCACATTTTACTCCATTGTATTCAGAGCATTACGTCTGTTTGCATCCGAATCGACAAACATTTGCTATCTATATTTGagataaaataaagtgtttgaatGGTGCAATACACTACAATGCTCCAAAGTAAATTGCAGGATAATTTATATGCCAGCAGATCCGTGTGTGTATAGTAAATGGGTAACCAAAATTGTCCTGGCATTTGTTTCTAACACTGTTACGAGGATGAAGAGTAGGCTAACACTcagttagcatgctagcacTGTAACGAGGCCAAGCTGTCAAGttaaatattgtaatatttacGAATAAAAATGGCTTGGTCAAGTCACTGTTGATCAGTAGCGGGACTCTACTGATGATGGTTGTCACTAAAGATAATATATTTGTCAAATCGTCATGTTGGACGTAGAAGCTGTCAACCAGCGTCAAcatctggagcagcagaggcagAGCGGAATTATTCAGGGTCCGGGGTACCAGCCCCCTTCAACTGTTTTATTGAATGTCTTCAACTGCACTCCTTAGTTTGAGCCATAGAAAATGattgcaaatatatttttgcaaCATTTACTGCCCACTTACAATTTGGGACTGAGGATCCTTTTTTAGATATAATCCAAAACATTACGTTCAGgcaaacgtttttttttgtttgtttttttttgaagatgTGCGACCCAAAGAATTTCAGCATTTTTGATCTCTGTGAACTCACCGTACAAAACCCAATGACTTAGCAAATAAACGGCCAAGCTGTCAAGttaaatattgtgatatttaCGAATAAAAATGGCTTGGtcaagtcaagttttttttttcctccagtccCTCAGGTTCTCATGTCGAGTGGTGTAAGCAACTGATCGCAGCCACAATCTCCAGCCAGATCGCTGGACCACAAGAGATGGTGAACAGGGACAACAAGGTAGCTACACCATcagacatgcaaacacacagatATTATCATCACTATACCATACTACAAACCGTAATATTACATTACCATTCCATGCTGAGCCACACAGCATCAAAGATAGGC encodes:
- the mtm1 gene encoding myotubularin isoform X2; this translates as MASPISAYNSNALDTHISPTSRESLKMELLADVTLLPGEDRITDKEIIYICPFNGAVKGKVLITNYRLYFKSSDADVSLTLDVPLGCISRVEKMGGASSRGENSYGLDITCKDMRNLRFALKQEGHSRRDIFDLLSRHAFPGSHGMLLFAYLTQEKYEENGWNIYKPVEEFRRQGLPNNKWRITFINKNYELCDTYPTVLAVPYKSKEEDLRRVAAFRSKGRIPVLSWIHRENQAVIVRCSQPLVGMSGKRNKDDERYLDMIREANDTTKLTIFDARPNVNAVANKATGGGYEGDEYQNAELVFLDIHNIHVMRESLKKLKDIVYPNVEESHWLSSLESTHWLEHVKLVLSGAIQVADKVSSGNSVLVHCSDGWDRTAQLTSLAMLMLDSHYRTLRGFQVLIEKEWISFGHKFSSRIGHGDKNHADQERSPIFVQFIDCVWQMTKQFPTAFEFNERLLLTVLDHLYSCRFGTFLYNCESVREQQEVRAKTVSLWSLVNSKTDIYLNPFYTPESGRVLYPVASMRHLELWVTYYIRWNPRIRQQQSPVEQRYKELLALRDEYLKKLEELQLSDSSPSSRLANSSSPNTSASTSPTPSQQYTHLQTPF
- the mtm1 gene encoding myotubularin isoform X1 yields the protein MASPISAYNSNALDTHISPTSRESLKMELLADVTLLPGEDRITDKEIIYICPFNGAVKGKVLITNYRLYFKSSDADVSLTLDVPLGCISRVEKMGGASSRGENSYGLDITCKDMRNLRFALKQEGHSRRDIFDLLSRHAFPGSHGMLLFAYLTQEKYEENGWNIYKPVEEFRRQGLPNNKWRITFINKNYELCDTYPTVLAVPYKSKEEDLRRVAAFRSKGRIPVLSWIHRENQAVIVRCSQPLVGMSGKRNKDDERYLDMIREANDTTKLTIFDARPNVNAVANKATGGGYEGDEYQNAELVFLDIHNIHVMRESLKKLKDIVYPNVEESHWLSSLESTHWLEHVKLVLSGAIQVADKVSSGNSVLVHCSDGWDRTAQLTSLAMLMLDSHYRTLRGFQVLIEKEWISFGHKFSSRIGHGDKNHADQERSPIFVQFIDCVWQMTKQFPTAFEFNERLLLTVLDHLYSCRFGTFLYNCESVREQQEVRAKTVSLWSLVNSKTDIYLNPFYTPESGRVLYPVASMRHLELWVTYYIRWNPRIRQQQQSPVEQRYKELLALRDEYLKKLEELQLSDSSPSSRLANSSSPNTSASTSPTPSQQYTHLQTPF
- the mtm1 gene encoding myotubularin isoform X3; the encoded protein is MASPISAYNSNALDTHISPTSRESLKMELLADVTLLPGEDRITDKEIIYICPFNGAVKGKVLITNYRLYFKSSDADVSLTLDVPLGCISRVEKMGGASSRGENSYGLDITCKDMRNLRFALKQEGHSRRDIFDLLSRHAFPGSHGMLLFAYLTQEKYEENGWNIYKPVEEFRRQGLPNNKWRITFINKNYELCDTYPTVLAVPYKSKEEDLRRVAAFRSKGRIPVLSWIHRENQAVIVRCSQPLVGMSGKRNKDDERYLDMIREANDTTKLTIFDARPNVNAVANKATGGGYEGDEYQNAELVFLDIHNIHVMRESLKKLKDIVYPNVEESHWLSSLESTHWLEHVKLVLSGAIQVADKVSSGNSVLVHCSDGWDRTAQLTSLAMLMLDSHYRTLRGFQVLIEKEWISFGHKFSSRIGHGDKNHADQERSPIFVQFIDCVWQMTKQFPTAFEFNERLLLTVLDHLYSCRFGTFLYNCESVREQQEVRAKTVSLWSLVNSKTDIYLNPFYTPESGRVLYPVASMRHLELWVTYYIRWNPRIRQQSPVEQRYKELLALRDEYLKKLEELQLSDSSPSSRLANSSSPNTSASTSPTPSQQYTHLQTPF